CATGGATATTTCACGGGGATACATTTCAAGACTAtattagggtgagtgagtggggttttaCGCAAcaacaaagcaatattccagttatatggcggcggtctgtaaataatcgagtctggaccagacactccagtgataaacagcatgagcattgatctgcgtaaTTAGGacccaatgacatgtgtctgcgagcttgaccacccgatctcgatagttgcctcttgcgacaagcatagctggcatttatggcaagcatagattactgagggcctattctaccccggatcttcacgggtctgtattCGGAAATGTAAATAGAAGTACGTGTGTTGGTACTTTGGGGTTTGTTTTCTTGTCAGAGGTAGGAACAATGtaatttttcatttgtttcaagACATTTAGGGCGCCCAGGCAACAAGTTTTgtcttattttcattttgtctaGTTGTTTTTTTACTACTGTCTGTAATAAAGCATTGCTTTAGGAAATCAAAGGAACATTCAAAAGCATCAAAGGACGGACGTTTATAACAAATTACCGACCTTTCAATCCACGAGGGATTCTGATAATATAATCCTCAACATCTGGATGATGATATTCGCCAAACATTTTAAATAAAGATATCGATGTGGGAGGCACTGTACAACACAATTCGATGTGAATAATCCCGACTCCAAACAGTTCGTAATGCTATGAGCTATCGTAACTGCATCGTTTATCAAGGGCTTACAAATGACGTAGCGCCAGGAATACTGTGCACCCTGATCAATAAATGCGTCCCTTGTGTTTGATAGTTTGTGAGGAAATATACCAGTGTGAGCCTGTGATTATGTGGTAAACACCCAAGATATACATCACTTTAGTTTCGGTTAAAAAACACTGAGGTGTTAAACCATTCTAGATCTCATATATCCTTTTCACAAAAGATCGACGGAACACTGGAATGTATATATGTTATGTGTCAACTTTGTTTGGACGTTGATAATTTATTAAACGTTTAAAACGCCGACCATTGACGCAACTACtatatttatttgattttgCATATAGAAGACGATTGTTCCAACCAAAATTACTAGGCAGGTGCTTCCAAAAGAAAGACTTGTCTTTTTCGGTTTACATTACGCCAGCATATATAAAAGAAGATTGTTCCACCCCAAATTACTAGTCACGAGCTTCAAAAGAAGCGTTTATTTTTTCGGATTCATTTACGCCTGACTATATCAAAAATATATTCCGCCCAAGATTACCTGTTTCCAAAGAAGCACTTTTTTGGATTCAATTACGCCAGTATCCCGGCGTTgacataaacattttatgacTTTCATTGGTATGTTGAACGTAGACACTATGCTGATGTCCATCACTATCTACGCCCTGACGCCATTGCCAGACAATAGAGCAGTAAACCATGTAAATGCCCCAGGACCTAGATACTGTACCATACATACACTGCCTCTTACAATACTGTACACACACCACAATCAAATATCATGTTCCTTAAAAATAATCAGTTTAATAAAGTTTACCAGATATATGAAGTTGTCATCGTGCATCTACCGCTCCGCTCTACCGCTCCACTCTACCACTCCACTCTATCATCAGTGGTATATCAGAATCTGAAACATACACGTATACTCCAGAATAAAACTCCGTTCCCATCATAATGCGGCCTTTCGAAAACCTGTTTCAGACAAGAAACTACATTACCCCTATGCAACACAGTATTTGAAGTTAAAACTATTATACCAGTCATATACTACTTCATGAAATACACTCGAATATGAAACTGTTCCACCAATATACCTCTTTATGAATCCATGTTATCATTGGAATTGGGTTATGGGTGATATCCTACACGATTAAGTCGTAATACCTGTTGTAAGTCATATATAGCGCTGTAGCTGTTTGACGAGGCAAACACTGCACAATAAAATTATTACTATCTATATTATACAGTTGAATGTATCCAGCGTTCAGTTGCAGTTTTCAATTGCCTCCAGAATATATGATGTTTCGCCACAAGAACACGTGCCCCTGAACACTAATGGCCAACAAAAAGTTGAATAATGCTTTGTAGTGACAAAACTCAATCAATCATTTTCGTTGAAGAATTCAATTTACTCATCTCACTTCCGTAATATAAAAATTGATCACTTTAGGATGAATTATTGTACACGTGTTTGCCAAAAACATGTATACGCTCAGAATCTGCGACTAAATGTATTGTGAAGTGCGGAACCACATGCTCCTGTTTAAGGTATAACAGATGACGTTTAATAACGGCACTTTATAAGAAATGGCTCACAAGTGTAAAACGTGTCACAAGCGTGTTTGTAAGCGATGATTAACGGATTCGTAAACAATGGCTGATCAGTTTAATGAGCGTAACAACTTGCTTGCGATGGCTGACGAATATAAAGGATGTGATATTTCGTAAGCGATGGCTAACGAGTTTAAACGCTGAAACGTGAAATGTTATGGCTACGTTAATGCTTCATGTGAACCGATATGTGTGTGGAGTAATAATGAAAAGTTCAAGTTAACGACCGgtgaatattttgttgaaaaggTTCAAAGTACTTATGATGTATATTATATCACCCTTTTCACTTTTTACCTGTCAAAGCAGCTGACCAGCACGAACTGTTGAAACAAAATtctaaaataaaacagtgaataaTAAGTTTCCCAATACGAAAAGAGCTGTGTACACGATCTCACCCTGTCCCCGTGCCTTTCCTTGCTATGATTGATGGCTGCTCTCCGTTTAATTACAATCTGTCACGCGTGATTTATTGGACAAAACGAACAATCCTATTGCTTCTAAAAACTCAGCATGTGAAGGAAAAGAAACGTGCCAGTTTGACTACGAATGTAACATTTCTTACATTTGGATTGCTGTTTGTGGGAAGTTTGAGGTATGGAGCTAGATGGGAGGACTCTTGCTAAACGATCACTATGTATGTACCCGTGTTTATTGTTAATTTGTTTGTGATAAACTAGGGCTACATAGATTGTTATTACCAAATGAGTTTTGTAGTTCACTTtcacattgttgttgttgttgtgtaaaTCTAGACCATCTACATTGGACACAATCTCAGGTGTACAAACGTATGATTGCAACACATGTATATTTGTCAGCGGATGAGATACATTTGTGCTGAAGTCCGTTCTTTACCTGTACGTTGTGTTTATTTCGCATAATGAGCTGAAACATCGGACGATGGAGGTAAGACGCCGTGTCAAACCTTATTTGACGTTTCGTCAAACACGTGGACGGACAAATCTCGTTATTTAttaaaaattattttcaaaatcattctACGAAGCCAGATTTAAATGAGTGAATAAAATATCTGcaaaatatatgcaaaaatATTCGGCTTTCCTATGGAATGCGAACGTTGTTAAGAGCAACGATATAAATTGGCAAGTTCAGCTTATAAAGAATAATGATACTGGATTCAACTGAGCACATGTGCGTTTAAAGTTATTATGTAAGTATTACTCTACAGTTGTCCTTTGGTTGTAACTACCATGTGGAAACATGGCTGATATAACTTGATATTACCAGTAGGGATTATCAGTTTTGAAGTAATGAGAAGGTATTGTAATATAAGAAGTCGGAAGACCAACAGTGTTAAGGACATTTGATCCTCTATAGCTGTTATATGTTGAAGATATCACTTAGTTCATTTTTGTTTCCTTCGATACCTGGAAGTACCCAGAAATACTATCATTATCGGCGTTGCTTTTATTGTAGCTTTTTAGATATGGAACACTGAAATACTCACCGTGAGGCGGGACTACTCACCATAAGACGCAATACAAACTGCAGGCATGAACGTGTCTCGTAGACTAAACAGTCTTTAAACCAGTTAATCTGTTATTGTTCTGTTCGTTTTTAGCCATTGTGAACTACAAGTTCTTTCAAACTCTATCGCAAATGGATAGAAGCCCCAGTTTGAGTATAACCTCGTAACTTTTGATCATATGTaaccgattcacattttcaggtATCATGATGGCAGCGTGTGCGATAATTGTTCTAGTTCTGCTTCTTAGCCACAACGATGCTTCAGCACAGATAACCGGCTTCAGTAAGTTCACAGTTTACGTTTTACGAAATCAAGGATTCGTCTTTGCCTGTCATGCAGATTTTCAGATCAAATTCTTGTTATTGCATGCCACTAGAGTATTTGGGACTCCAGGATACCGCTTCACTTTTTACTGAACAAATACAAGCACCTGTCTTATTGAACATTTTAGGAAACAACTGTATTGTGTGTTGTCGTTAAAAATCCCTCAAAACGCGAGTGGCAAATGTTCGCTTACTCATTGGTGACATTTAAGGAATTGTAACATTGCGTAGTGTTGCATTGTTCTTCCATTCAGGTATCGTGCTCAAGTCTGTGTGCTCTTCCGATCGTTCACCAAAGCTCTGTACATCTGTAACATTAATATACCATTTCTAGTATATGCCCTTATGTGACAGTAGTTATACATCTGTTGATATACACGTCTACTGAATTTAATTAATTGTTTTATATATTGCTGTTTTATTGCAGGATATAACCGGAACCCAAACCAACAACAGAACTCTGTACGAAATGGGCAGACTTTCCCACAGAGGGCTAGTAGACAATTGAATGCACGGGAGAATGCAGAAACAAGTATAAGCTCACAAGGGAGGTATCAGTCAACGGAATGGAAACCAGGAGGGACAGGCCAGTACAGTAATAACATGGATCTCGTGCCAGCAATAGCAGGCAGAGGTGCCATGCCATCCAGTACACGTGGTACAGGCCACTCACGACCATCTGGGGGCAATCGCCAGATAGATTTTAATGGATTGAGGACGACCCAGTCAGCAAATGATATAAACAGTGGTAGGATTCAAAAGTCAGACATGGGTCAAAATAAACTGGTCCAAAGAAATAATTTGAACAGAGATATAAATGGGTTGTCACCCAAGAGGACAACATTGTCTGCACATGGACAAGGTTCATTTGAAGACAAGCAGCAACGTCTACACTCAATGACGACAAGACATCCACAGATGGCGGCAAATATGAGAGACAGCACTGCCCAGCATCATGACCGTTCAGCTATCCACCAGCAACGCCTTTCAACAGGAAGTCCCGAGCAAGCAACTAGTCTATCTCAGATGCAGATGAAACAGCGTGAACAAGAAATGCAAAAGTTACAACTGCAGCAAAACCGTTTAGCTCTCCGTCAGCAACAAACAGCACCGGGGCGTTCCGATCAGGCTCACAGCATCTCACAGGTTCAGATGAAGGAGCGAGCACAACAACTACGAtatcaacagcagcagcagcaacaacataGGAATCTTCGTGAACAACGGCTGTCAACGATACATCCTGATCAGTCATCGAGCCTGTCCAAACATcagatgaaacaacaacagctaacacatcgccaacaacagcagcaacaacaagaacaacagGGTTCAGGATACGATCAGTTACATCAAGGACGAACGCATGAAATGGATGTCTCTAGCACACCGAGATCAAATCACAGGAGAATAATCATACGAGGGGGTATGCCGGCTATGCCTGAGATATATTCATCTAAATCTACAGACATGAAACAACTTCAAGAGCCTTTGAAGTCTAACAAATCTCATTCACAGGGACCTGGCGAATCAAGACATCCTCTGTCACCATTTCCAGCCGTGAAGACACTGCCTTTACAAGGGTCCGGAAAAAGCAGAGACGTTTTACCAGTCTCCGAAGCCTATTATTACACTGGTGAAAGAAATGCAACCAATGGTGGCAAGAAGGGTTCAACAGTAGCTTTTATTAGCGTTGGCGATGGGCCTCCAAACCAAGGAGACATTTTCAAAGTCCACCCTAACGGAAATGACATTACTAGATATGAACGAATGAataaaccaacaacaaaaacacactcGTCCTATCGAACAAATCAGAGCACGACGAAGTTCATAACAAATGTATCAGATCCAGAAATAATGACAGCCGTTGACAATGTGTCTGCAATTCCAGGAAATGGAGCTGCTGCAGAACGGCGGAATGATCAGATGCATACAGATTCCGGATCAATGATGTCTACCAGACTGCCGATATTGTCCCCTGCTAATATTAACATCCATTCACAAAATCAACAATTTCCGTCTTCTACATTCTATTCCACACACAATGGCAATTCGTTTCACATTAAGTCTTCTAAACCGTCAGGATCACAATATGATGTGGTAAATCCAGCTGATCCACTTAGTACAAGAACTGGTACGAGACGGGATCGATACACAACACATGGCACCGTTTTCAACCAACAAAATTCATCACCAAAGTCACCATTTGTTGATGCACCGTTAATTGTCCCAGACAGCCACCATGGACCCTCCGCAGTTTCAAATCAGCAAGGACAGAACGCCTCTCCAACCAATCATAATTCACATCCTTCTCACCACGACCGGGGAACATCAAGAAATACAGGACCTGTTGCCTATACCAGTGCACAAGGTCAGCCAAGCGGAACCAAACATTCTTATCAACAGTCTGTCTCGTCTTTCCATTCCGCACAgcaacaaacagaaaaacatgTACTGCAGCCGATGTCTCCTCCCAGTCCAGTGCAACAACACGCTGGACGACAGCAACGGCAACTGTCAGAGTATCCTTCTATTTCGACGCAACAAGGACAACAGAAGGTACAACAACCAATGACCCTTTCTAACCAATGGCCACAAAGAGGACAACAGCAAACACACCAGTCCGTAGATCCTTCTGTTTCAGCACGGATGTCGGTAGCGCCATCCAATCCAATGCAAGAACAAGGGCAACAACAGGCACACCAGCCAATGGCACCTTCTGATCCACTGCAACATCGAGGACAACAGTATGTACATCAGTCTCCAGATGCTTCTGTTTCGATGCAACATGGTCAGCACCTTGAACAACAGCCCATGGGTCCTTCCAATCCCGTGCAACAACGAGGAGGACAACAGCAAAGACAACAGTCTGCATATCCATCTAGTTCAATGCAACATATACAACGGCAGGCACAACAGCCGATCTATCCTTCTAATCCAATGCCGGTACAAGGAGCACAACCGCACGTACAACAGTCGATGGCTCCTTCCAACCCAATTCATAAGGTACAGCAGGTACAACATATGGCTCCTTCCAACCCAACATCGATACTGGGAGGACAAAACCACATACAACAATCTGCATATCAACCTAGTTCAACGCAACCTGGAATGCAACAGGCACAGCAACTGATAGGTCCTTCCCACACAATGCAACAAGGAGCACAACAGCAGATACAACAGTCCATGGCTCCTCCCAATCCGATGCCAGTGCAAGGAGCACAACAACAGATACAACAACCCATGGCTCCTTCCAATCCAATGCCGGTACAAGGAGCACAACAGCAAAATCCAATGCCGGTACAAGGAGCACAACAGCAGATACAACAGCCCATGGCTCCTCCCAATCCGATGCCAGTACAAGGAGCACAACAGCATATACAACAGTCCATGGCTCCTCCCAATCCGATGCCAGTGCAAGGAGCACAACAACAGATACAACAACCCATGGCTCCTTCAAATCCAATGCCGGTACAAGGTGCACAACAGCAGATACAACAGCCCATGGCTCCTTCAAATCCAATGCCGGTACAAGGAGCACAACAGCATATACAACAGTCCATGGCTCCTTCCAATCCGATACCAGTGCAAGGACCACAACAACAGATACAACAACCAATGGCTCCTTCAAATCCAATGCCGGTGCAGGGAGCACAACAGCAGATACAACAGCCCATGGCTCCTTCCAATCCACTGCCGGTACAAGGAGCACAACAGCAGATACAACAACCCATGGCTCCTTCCAATCCAATGCCGGTACAAGGAGCACAACAGCAGATACAACAATCTGCATACGTTTCGAATCCGATGCAAAAACCGTCGGCTCCTAACAATCCAATACAACAGGGACAACAGCAAATACAACAACCGCCAGTCCTTTCTAGTTCAATGCAGCAAGGACAACAACCGGTACAACAGTATCAGCCAACGCAATTACAGCCCAAACCGAACAGGACCCTTGCGTATTATGgttacacacacagtcacactcaaagtcagTCACAGACTGCAAATTACCAGATACCAAGTAGTGGGGAGACTTTCTCGAATGGACAACAGGTACATGGAGTTTCCACTGCACAGAATCAAGCTGGACAGGCGCATCCACCAAGTAACCATCCTGTTGGAGTAGCAACCTATCCATCCAATCAACAAGTAATGAAGCAGCAACAAGTCAACGGTGTTTCCAGCACGCGATATGAACCTGGCAATCAGATCAATGGAGGAGGTCCTAGTGGtgtcatgaatggaatgagcgGCAATGGAAGAGGTCCTGATGGTGGCCTGAATCGAATGGGAAGTCCCAACCGTGCCATGAATGGGATGGGAAGTCCCAACGGTGCCATGAATGGGATGGGAAGTCCCAACGGTGCCATGAATGGGATGGGAAGTCCCAACGGTGCCATGAATGGGATGGGGAGTCCCAACGGTGCCATGAATGGGATGGGAAGTCCCAAAGGTGCTATGAATGGGATTGGAAGTCCCAACGGTGCCATGAATGGGATGGGGAGTCCCAACGGTGCCATGAATGGTATGGGAAGTCCCAACGGTGCCATGAATGGGATGGGAAGTCCCAACGGTGCTATGAATGGGATGGGAAGTCACAACGGTGTAATGAATGGGATGGGAAGTCCCAATGGTGTCATGAATGGCATGAATGGTGGGGGTGGAGCAATGAGAGGTCCAATGGGTGGCATGAATGGAATGGGAGGTCCTGTGGGCGTCATGAATGGAAGGCAAGGCATGATGAGCGCGTCAATGGGAGGTGGTATGAATGGTATGGGAGGTAACCCTGGTGGTATGAATGGTATGGGAGGTAACCCAGGTGGTATGAATGGTATGGGAGGTAACCCAGGTGGTATGAATGGTATGGGAGGTAACCCAGGTGGTATGAATGGTATGGGAGGTAACCCAGGTGGTATGAATGGTATGGGGGGCCCAGGCCAAATGAGTGGTATGAATGGTATGGGAAGAAGGGGCACTATGGGTGGTGGAATGGGAGGGGGAATGGGAGGGGGAATGGGTAACATGAATGTGATGGGAGGCGCAGTGGGCGGAATGGGTGGGCGTATGAATGGAATGGGAGGGGGAATGAATGGAATGGGAGGGGGAATGAATGGAATGGGCGGAGGAATGAATGGAATGGGCGGAGGAATGAATGGAATGGGAGGAGGAATGAATGGAATGGGCGGAGGAATGAATGGAATGGGCGGAGGAATGAATGGAATCGGCGGAGGAATGTATGGCGGAATGGGCGGCAACACAATGAATGGTAAGTCAAATACATCTGTCTCACTTTACATGACCTTGCAGCACTTACAGCTGCGCCTGAAACGCGAATGTGCTAATTTAGTATCATATTTTtgaaatgtaaaaacaattctggccataaaattgataaaatgcaaatacgTCTGTTAATATGCCGaagtatattgtattgttgaaaTGTCGTTTTTAGATCCGTACAACCCGCCGCCAATAGGCTCTCCCGCGTTTGTGGCATGGCTTCACAAAATGGATCAGCTGGGAATTGATACTCCTTATGAAATGCCAGACTCTACAGGTACCATCAACAGATTATTACCATTAATGATGTCACATTTCAATTCTTGACACGTGTCAAGCCATGTAAGCACGTATGGGTCCAACTGAAAACAAGGGTATTTAAGTATTTGTACTCGTGAAATACTTGTGGTGATTAGAGTTAAAATGTACTTGACACATACACTATATGTTGTTTTActcatcaaaatataaaatggaaTTTCAGATCCACCTACCACTCCAGCCCCGTCAACACTTCCTCCGCCACCGTCAACACCTCCACCGACCACTTCGGTACCTCAGATGATTGCAAATGCACCTTCTCCACACGGCGCACATGCACCTGAAACACATCCAGTGGATGCTTCCCGCACAAATCCTGATCCACCTGTTGCTTCGAACAGACTATCTGGTAATACACTTGCTGGTATTCACTATTCATTCCATAACAGGTAGATAACTTTACAGTATAAAATCCAAAGGATGAAAACTGTTTAGGAGACATACGCATTTATAGAATAGTAATGCACTGTTTCCAGTGTTTACAAACCGCGCAGCGCTTGCGACCTGATTAAAATGATTCATTGGTGAATCTGGAGAAATAGGAGTCTCACTGGGGATAAGACAAACACAGCACAACTATCAAGCGTGGGCACTAGTTTTCATGTCTTTAGATCTGTTACTCACTTTATCAGTGTGATATGTCCACTTCTTGTCCAGAGGTTGACATTCGATGACCTTTAGCAAAGGTATGCCATGCAACGCTTACTAAAGAGACATAAATAAGAGTAGCTTCCCTTTATCAAAGGGCAGTTACTCCAGCGTGCAGTCTGACAGATTGTGAGAAACTCTACGTGGCCATTCGTATTTTGCATGTGTATAAATGAAAGAACAGATTTCAGTCGGAATAAATGGATTACCTcgaaacatgacaaaacattacTAAACTATTTGTAGGACAGTGTTGCTTTGTTGATTAATAATTACGACAATaagtgaaaagaaaaaaaatatttcatttgaactgCAATGACGGTTTCACTTTCCAACTGATTCTCTAACGTATGGTTCATTGACGTTCACATTCCACAAGGTGAGAGGTTCGGTATCTGTGAGTGAATGCACTCTGCAATACTACAGCCGTTAGACAAACTGTCGGGGTACCCCTGCTTCCCCCTTTGGGTCCATGTTTATCATTCCAAAGTATACTGCCATGATAACCCCTATGCTGGTATATATATGCTCACCAGATTTTCTAGAAGCAGGAAATTCTGGGGAAATAGGCAGGAACTGTTGTCGCTCCTAATATATAAACAGCGAAGTTACTGTGTCTCATGGAACAAAACCTACTTTGAGGTAATAGCGCAAGATCGATTTTCCTTATGTTCTGTTGGTAGTGCTAATGTGTTCACCAAACGAACAGCttggctgttgtgttgtgt
The window above is part of the Haliotis asinina isolate JCU_RB_2024 chromosome 1, JCU_Hal_asi_v2, whole genome shotgun sequence genome. Proteins encoded here:
- the LOC137256601 gene encoding uncharacterized protein isoform X8, with the translated sequence MELDGRTLAKRSLCIMMAACAIIVLVLLLSHNDASAQITGFRYNRNPNQQQNSVRNGQTFPQRASRQLNARENAETSISSQGRYQSTEWKPGGTGQYSNNMDLVPAIAGRGAMPSSTRGTGHSRPSGGNRQIDFNGLRTTQSANDINSGRIQKSDMGQNKLVQRNNLNRDINGLSPKRTTLSAHGQGSFEDKQQRLHSMTTRHPQMAANMRDSTAQHHDRSAIHQQRLSTGSPEQATSLSQMQMKQREQEMQKLQLQQNRLALRQQQTAPGRSDQAHSISQVQMKERAQQLRYQQQQQQQHRNLREQRLSTIHPDQSSSLSKHQMKQQQLTHRQQQQQQQEQQGSGYDQLHQGRTHEMDVSSTPRSNHRRIIIRGGMPAMPEIYSSKSTDMKQLQEPLKSNKSHSQGPGESRHPLSPFPAVKTLPLQGSGKSRDVLPVSEAYYYTGERNATNGGKKGSTVAFISVGDGPPNQGDIFKVHPNGNDITRYERMNKPTTKTHSSYRTNQSTTKFITNVSDPEIMTAVDNVSAIPGNGAAAERRNDQMHTDSGSMMSTRLPILSPANINIHSQNQQFPSSTFYSTHNGNSFHIKSSKPSGSQYDVVNPADPLSTRTGTRRDRYTTHGTVFNQQNSSPKSPFVDAPLIVPDSHHGPSAVSNQQGQNASPTNHNSHPSHHDRGTSRNTGPVAYTSAQGQPSGTKHSYQQSVSSFHSAQQQTEKHVLQPMSPPSPVQQHAGRQQRQLSEYPSISTQQGQQKVQQPMTLSNQWPQRGQQQTHQSVDPSVSARMSVAPSNPMQEQGQQQAHQPMAPSDPLQHRGQQYVHQSPDASVSMQHGQHLEQQPMGPSNPVQQRGGQQQRQQSAYPSSSMQHIQRQAQQPIYPSNPMPVQGAQPHVQQSMAPSNPIHKVQQVQHMAPSNPTSILGGQNHIQQSAYQPSSTQPGMQQAQQLIGPSHTMQQGAQQQIQQSMAPPNPMPVQGAQQQIQQPMAPSNPMPVQGAQQQNPMPVQGAQQQIQQPMAPPNPMPVQGAQQHIQQSMAPPNPMPVQGAQQQIQQPMAPSNPMPVQGAQQQIQQPMAPSNPMPVQGAQQHIQQSMAPSNPIPVQGPQQQIQQPMAPSNPMPVQGAQQQIQQPMAPSNPLPVQGAQQQIQQPMAPSNPMPVQGAQQQIQQSAYVSNPMQKPSAPNNPIQQGQQQIQQPPVLSSSMQQGQQPVQQYQPTQLQPKPNRTLAYYGYTHSHTQSQSQTANYQIPSSGETFSNGQQVHGVSTAQNQAGQAHPPSNHPVGVATYPSNQQVMKQQQVNGVSSTRYEPGNQINGGGPSGVMNGMSGNGRGPDGGLNRMGSPNRAMNGMGSPNGAMNGMGSPNGAMNGMGSPNGAMNGMGSPNGAMNGMGSPKGAMNGIGSPNGAMNGMGSPNGAMNGMGSPNGAMNGMGSPNGAMNGMGSHNGVMNGMGSPNGVMNGMNGGGGAMRGPMGGMNGMGGPVGVMNGRQGMMSASMGGGMNGMGGNPGGMNGMGGNPGGMNGMGGNPGGMNGMGGNPGGMNGMGGNPGGMNGMGGPGQMSGMNGMGRRGTMGGGMGGGMGGGMGNMNVMGGAVGGMGGRMNGMGGGMNGMGGGMNGMGGGMNGMGGGMNGMGGGMNGMGGGMNGMGGGMNGIGGGMYGGMGGNTMNDPYNPPPIGSPAFVAWLHKMDQLGIDTPYEMPDSTDPPTTPAPSTLPPPPSTPPPTTSVPQMIANAPSPHGAHAPETHPVDASRTNPDPPVASNRLSANISPGSALERTLRALLDTLRIQHEPPTTPPTTTTTTTTTTTTVPTTVEVLSDAAIMAEMMNSLSSGVGLEQTLMSMINAVLLQEKQQPPPTPITTTITTTTPTTTTTTTTPTTTTTTTTTTTTTTPTTTTTTTTTTTTPPTTTVPTYQPANSIKAAGNEQIQTALAALAQKVGTSNLGAAIMSTSLNLPPELKNLLTKQLAASQINSKNNPVSDMAVSATTATPETAASVTYLPAEVRSNIAHAPTETQVNDITKSVYYPDTVTPSTFRHSSRQSQIVRSPPAPHVNGIVDIAHNPDTATPSTFSYLTRQSDILHSPPAPQVNGVVEPAHNPDTATPSTFSYLSRQSDILHSPPAPQVNGVVEPAHNPDTATPSTFRHSPIQSHILHSTPTPHVNGTAEIAHNTDRVTPSKFSNFPTQSLILNSLPPTQENGKTQTAYSNDRVMPPTFNNFPSQSNILHSPTGTQVNGIPGTVQHPDIITTSAVGQSNKLDTQYRQVDTLLSHGPSSMPNITQTQRNTEQKQLHESVPHNVIETSTVMAPLTESPGAKHHANYPSHTAEANKTYPSALNHGDPALDGFLMQAIDRVMSTQNSGMSESQLLTVAFETAFKRMQALRFPVKVDPTSQTSTLSHLVSADSGHHSPPSAYDVPVHSAYNTKSATTIDIQHSASPLLKAAAPQGTLQQETNLEIHAGPSDVQMNKVPHGASSLTQTNPGDTAAPTSSTAVDVLQPAGTGNHPASLAVLQDSIPLGGHSSHGPVVPDGASAAAATEPYEAIVTPGQMNVPVTESIVPSTLASAGKAQATDIANQPNIPITDTHVPNTLPATGQEGPIVKPSQTNVPVYGTHVPNTPSDGPSQVTGASFPNTVGPVILDTVPVSGASSQTSDPVSGKPVYNILPFNEVPISGTHVQNTPSDAGPRQASGTSFPNTAGPVILDTVPVSGASSQTSNHVSGKIVHNILPFNEQSGTANRTNTQEATKITMQDVVPVRGTNFHIPINGQSYTVDTSSQDAVAVNEASSLNITPLSRKPHTVGATSLGTVPTSGSSVQDNSYLDGQSHTVEMTINKRVPVSATDVQDTIPVIGLSQDVVKKSGSGPSTQVVHFDITGTNMPFQVYKQKPVDNMATTKVANAVSGTHTAIGVPAQSSSKAHTVTAKNVFNRILGMMKLLKNSKGQPLISQNVSQSEYTTLQTVSTTSPATPIPATTMEVEPTESEDKVTAPSATVTSSPPRRTEQVQQAMKDTPTPASMTTLIPRNSLHNRLLDMVKMLSSRSRAATDKRPSALKSGTWSDKTALSTVSATSPAVIETSTIEVEPTELEDHTPLSTVPTTPPTTVPTTTTEVEPTELEDRLTTEIVTTYPPSTPAAETESQERSKEVSTAMDVHTPAPFTTSVAGNDPYHRLRHMVKMLSQRSRMATNGFRRGISSEHTALQAALPTTSPSPTSTMEVEPTELEDIVTTPAATTTSTPPTVADTEEAGGIDGVPVGPQTRTVPRGRQSLYNRLLDMVNMLSIRRGGLSNGRPAVHRSAATTQKSPTATARTTTTTTTATTTTTTTEEPPEEEEAEEVLTSTTMAPVTTGAVQDGHNVYSRLVHVFKMLSARNRNIQAATRTTTTATTTTTTEEPPEEEEAEEAGGSQDYEYEY